Proteins encoded in a region of the Manduca sexta isolate Smith_Timp_Sample1 chromosome 9, JHU_Msex_v1.0, whole genome shotgun sequence genome:
- the LOC115442414 gene encoding clavesin-1 isoform X1, protein MIMALKQISIQREYEKNPEISPEDIGQLREWLATQPHLPGELLTDLDLLLVYHCCERSMQVSKQVLDLHYTLRTMFTQFFHNRSVDKKIEFTLDTVLICPLPTRSTDGNKVIYARLLDNDPRNFFFPDIARAFMMIFDLLQYEEGTWPGLVLIIDMDQSVLAHLGRLELMVLKKVLYFVQECMLVKLKQICFINAPPFVDKLMMLIRPLINKTLMDIIKIHPVGTDTMYKTVPRAAFPKESGGEYKSYNKIKEEQLDRLKSNQDFFQQENKRRVSEPLRPGARPNNVDNIFGIQGSFKKLDID, encoded by the exons ATG ATAATGGCGTTGAAGCAGATATCGATACAGCGCGAGTATGAGAAGAACCCGGAGATCAGCCCTGAGGACATCGGGCAGCTGCGCGAGTGGCTCGCCACCCAGCCACACCTACCCGGGGAGCTCTTGACAG ATTTAGACCTCTTGCTGGTGTACCACTGCTGCGAGCGGAGCATGCAGGTGTCGAAGCAAGTCCTGGACCTACACTACACCCTCAGGACCATGTTCACGCAATTCTTCCACAACAGGAGCGTTGACAAGAAAATTGAGTTCACTTTGGACACTGT ATTAATTTGCCCCCTACCGACGCGGTCTACAGACGGGAACAAAGTGATATACGCGAGGTTGCTGGACAACGACCCGCGAAACTTCTTCTTCCCGGACATCGCGAGGGCGTTCATGATGATCTTCGACCTTCTCCAGTACGAGGAAGGCACGTGGCCAGG ATTGGTGTTAATTATAGACATGGACCAGTCGGTGCTCGCCCATCTCGGCAGGCTTGAGCTGATGGTGCTAAAGAAAGTGTTGTATTTCGTTCag GAGTGCATGCTGGTGAAGTTAAAACAAATCTGCTTCATAAACGCGCCGCCATTCGTGGACAAGTTGATGATGCTGATTCGGCCGTTAATCAACAAGACGCTGATGGACATCATCAAGATACACCCCGTGGGCACCGACACCATGTACAAGACTGTGCCGAGGGCCGCCTTCCCCAAGGAGAGCGGCGGGGAGTACAAGAGTTATAATAAGATTAAAG AAGAGCAGCTGGACCGGCTGAAGTCCAACCAGGACTTCTTCCAGCAGGAGAATAAGCGCCGCGTGTCGGAGCCGCTGCGGCCCGGCGCCAGGCCCAACAACGTCGACAACATCTTCGGCATACAAGGCAGCTTCAAGAAACTTGATATAGATTGA
- the LOC115442414 gene encoding clavesin-1 isoform X2 — protein sequence MALKQISIQREYEKNPEISPEDIGQLREWLATQPHLPGELLTDLDLLLVYHCCERSMQVSKQVLDLHYTLRTMFTQFFHNRSVDKKIEFTLDTVLICPLPTRSTDGNKVIYARLLDNDPRNFFFPDIARAFMMIFDLLQYEEGTWPGLVLIIDMDQSVLAHLGRLELMVLKKVLYFVQECMLVKLKQICFINAPPFVDKLMMLIRPLINKTLMDIIKIHPVGTDTMYKTVPRAAFPKESGGEYKSYNKIKEEQLDRLKSNQDFFQQENKRRVSEPLRPGARPNNVDNIFGIQGSFKKLDID from the exons ATGGCGTTGAAGCAGATATCGATACAGCGCGAGTATGAGAAGAACCCGGAGATCAGCCCTGAGGACATCGGGCAGCTGCGCGAGTGGCTCGCCACCCAGCCACACCTACCCGGGGAGCTCTTGACAG ATTTAGACCTCTTGCTGGTGTACCACTGCTGCGAGCGGAGCATGCAGGTGTCGAAGCAAGTCCTGGACCTACACTACACCCTCAGGACCATGTTCACGCAATTCTTCCACAACAGGAGCGTTGACAAGAAAATTGAGTTCACTTTGGACACTGT ATTAATTTGCCCCCTACCGACGCGGTCTACAGACGGGAACAAAGTGATATACGCGAGGTTGCTGGACAACGACCCGCGAAACTTCTTCTTCCCGGACATCGCGAGGGCGTTCATGATGATCTTCGACCTTCTCCAGTACGAGGAAGGCACGTGGCCAGG ATTGGTGTTAATTATAGACATGGACCAGTCGGTGCTCGCCCATCTCGGCAGGCTTGAGCTGATGGTGCTAAAGAAAGTGTTGTATTTCGTTCag GAGTGCATGCTGGTGAAGTTAAAACAAATCTGCTTCATAAACGCGCCGCCATTCGTGGACAAGTTGATGATGCTGATTCGGCCGTTAATCAACAAGACGCTGATGGACATCATCAAGATACACCCCGTGGGCACCGACACCATGTACAAGACTGTGCCGAGGGCCGCCTTCCCCAAGGAGAGCGGCGGGGAGTACAAGAGTTATAATAAGATTAAAG AAGAGCAGCTGGACCGGCTGAAGTCCAACCAGGACTTCTTCCAGCAGGAGAATAAGCGCCGCGTGTCGGAGCCGCTGCGGCCCGGCGCCAGGCCCAACAACGTCGACAACATCTTCGGCATACAAGGCAGCTTCAAGAAACTTGATATAGATTGA